From one Lactiplantibacillus paraplantarum genomic stretch:
- a CDS encoding GNAT family N-acetyltransferase, which yields MGMVTVTARGEQLELRPFTLADTTDYYDLVRDPAIAASAGFTPAHSLTEAEFLLKQQAKLPQIFAIELVAYHRAIGSVGLYERMTNTGEPATLEMDLGYMLNARYWHRGIMTAAVARILQYGFKTLHLRRITASCLANNPASQQILVHANFRQYDAVRHPDYAPFGAGQTELFYDCVELNP from the coding sequence ATGGGCATGGTTACGGTTACAGCTCGCGGCGAGCAACTCGAGTTACGGCCTTTTACGTTGGCAGATACCACGGATTATTACGATTTAGTTCGTGATCCGGCGATTGCAGCATCGGCTGGTTTTACACCAGCACACAGCTTAACGGAGGCCGAGTTTTTGTTAAAACAGCAAGCTAAGCTCCCACAGATTTTTGCGATTGAACTGGTGGCCTACCATCGCGCGATTGGCAGTGTTGGTCTATATGAACGAATGACAAATACGGGGGAACCGGCAACGCTGGAGATGGATCTAGGTTATATGTTGAATGCCCGGTATTGGCACCGGGGAATTATGACAGCAGCAGTCGCTCGTATTTTACAGTATGGATTTAAGACACTTCATTTACGGCGAATCACGGCCAGTTGTTTGGCAAACAATCCAGCTTCCCAACAAATCTTAGTACATGCTAATTTTCGGCAATACGATGCTGTGCGCCATCCGGACTATGCGCCGTTTGGAGCCGGTCAAACAGAACTATTTTATGACTGTGTGGAATTAAACCCTTAG
- a CDS encoding Rrf2 family transcriptional regulator, with translation MQLAKSFEQAACVLVLLATQQPEIPLTADVLHERIGGSATYIRKIIRKLVVAGLVTSTSGNNGGVHLARAPEDISITDVVAAIEGTLQTFPNYGYFDQVFKDVEPVAHEGTKVVNGIFSRADQLWLDFLDQQKLATLIKELLAVKQIPVLDWTNYSDDKMAQLNTLLSRMRTSK, from the coding sequence ATGCAACTCGCAAAATCATTTGAGCAGGCTGCCTGCGTGCTGGTGTTATTGGCCACCCAGCAACCTGAAATTCCGTTAACCGCGGATGTCTTGCATGAGCGAATTGGTGGTTCAGCCACGTATATTCGCAAAATCATTCGCAAGTTAGTGGTGGCGGGGCTAGTGACGTCTACTAGTGGTAACAACGGTGGGGTCCACTTAGCTCGCGCACCAGAAGATATTTCCATTACTGATGTGGTCGCGGCCATTGAGGGCACCTTACAGACTTTTCCAAACTATGGCTATTTTGATCAAGTCTTCAAGGATGTCGAACCGGTGGCTCACGAGGGAACTAAGGTAGTCAACGGGATTTTCTCGCGAGCCGATCAATTATGGCTGGATTTCTTGGATCAGCAAAAGTTAGCCACTTTGATCAAAGAATTGTTAGCGGTGAAGCAGATTCCAGTATTGGATTGGACGAACTATTCTGATGATAAAATGGCACAATTAAATACCTTACTTAGTCGAATGCGGACTAGTAAGTGA
- the alsS gene encoding acetolactate synthase AlsS: MADKKYYGADAIVDSLVNHDVKYVFGIPGAKIDRVFERLEHPVNPKSPQLIVTRHEQNAAFIAAGIGRITGKPGVVMTTSGPGASNLATGLVTATAEGDPVLAISGQVQRADLLRLTHQSMNNAALFKPITKYSAEVQEPENISEVLANAYQEATAAKQGASFVSVPQDVTDSVVRTPVITPIQAPKLGPASPVEATLLAQKIKAAKLPVLLVGMRASSPEVTKAIRNLVAAANLPVVETFQAAGVISRDLEANHFFGRVGLFRNQPGDMLLKKSDLVIAVGYDPIEYEPRNWNAEGKARIVVIDAMRAEIDHNFQPETELIGDIAQTLDFLLPYMKGYSISDSAQTYLGELQERLQTRDFVPNIDKHSKLSHPLSVIAALQQRVSDDMTVTVDVGSHYIWMARHFRSYEPRHLLFSNGMQTLGVALPWAIAAALVRPETQIVSVSGDGGFLFSAQELETAVRLKQNIVHLIWNDGTYDMVKFQEEMKYGEDAAVHFGPVDFVKYAESFGATGLRVDQPADLDKVLDQAFATAGPVVVDIPIDYSDNKALGKTMLPDQFY, from the coding sequence ATGGCAGATAAGAAATACTATGGGGCTGACGCAATTGTCGATAGCCTTGTAAACCACGATGTTAAGTACGTATTTGGGATTCCCGGAGCTAAGATTGATCGCGTTTTTGAACGGTTAGAACACCCCGTTAATCCAAAAAGTCCGCAGTTAATTGTGACACGGCATGAACAGAACGCGGCGTTTATTGCAGCTGGAATCGGCCGTATCACTGGCAAACCAGGTGTTGTGATGACGACTTCTGGTCCTGGTGCTAGTAATCTGGCAACTGGGTTAGTGACGGCGACGGCTGAAGGCGATCCCGTCCTGGCTATTTCTGGTCAAGTTCAACGTGCGGACTTGTTACGTTTAACTCACCAGAGCATGAACAACGCCGCTCTTTTTAAGCCAATCACTAAGTACAGCGCCGAAGTTCAGGAACCGGAAAATATTTCTGAAGTTTTAGCGAATGCATATCAAGAAGCAACGGCCGCTAAGCAAGGAGCCAGCTTTGTCAGTGTTCCCCAAGATGTGACGGATTCAGTCGTTCGGACGCCCGTTATTACACCAATCCAGGCCCCAAAGTTAGGACCAGCTAGCCCGGTTGAAGCAACGTTGTTAGCCCAAAAAATTAAGGCCGCTAAATTACCCGTCTTGCTAGTTGGGATGCGAGCTTCCTCGCCAGAAGTGACGAAAGCGATTCGGAATTTGGTAGCGGCCGCTAATTTACCCGTTGTCGAGACTTTCCAGGCGGCCGGTGTAATTTCACGCGACTTGGAAGCTAACCATTTCTTCGGTCGGGTCGGCTTATTCCGTAACCAACCGGGCGATATGTTGTTGAAGAAGTCGGATTTGGTCATCGCCGTTGGTTACGATCCCATCGAATATGAACCCCGTAACTGGAATGCGGAAGGTAAGGCTCGGATTGTGGTGATTGATGCTATGCGTGCAGAAATCGACCATAACTTCCAACCGGAAACCGAATTGATCGGTGACATTGCTCAGACCTTAGATTTCTTATTGCCATACATGAAAGGTTACAGTATTAGTGATAGTGCTCAGACATACTTGGGTGAACTACAGGAACGGCTTCAAACCCGTGATTTTGTTCCTAATATTGATAAGCATTCTAAATTAAGTCACCCGTTGTCAGTGATTGCAGCATTGCAACAGCGGGTCAGCGATGACATGACGGTCACCGTCGATGTGGGAAGCCACTATATTTGGATGGCACGTCATTTTCGAAGCTACGAACCACGCCATTTACTCTTCAGTAATGGGATGCAAACGTTGGGCGTTGCTTTACCATGGGCAATTGCAGCAGCTTTAGTTCGCCCTGAGACGCAAATTGTTTCGGTCTCTGGTGATGGTGGTTTCCTATTTTCTGCTCAAGAGTTAGAAACGGCTGTCCGGTTGAAGCAAAATATCGTACATTTGATTTGGAATGATGGAACCTATGATATGGTCAAATTCCAAGAAGAGATGAAGTATGGTGAGGATGCTGCGGTTCACTTTGGCCCAGTGGACTTTGTGAAGTATGCTGAGAGCTTTGGGGCGACTGGTTTGCGGGTGGACCAACCGGCTGACTTGGACAAGGTACTTGATCAGGCCTTTGCAACGGCTGGACCAGTTGTGGTTGATATTCCAATCGATTATTCTGATAACAAAGCCCTAGGCAAGACAATGTTACCAGACCAATTTTATTAA